Proteins encoded in a region of the Candidatus Neomarinimicrobiota bacterium genome:
- a CDS encoding zinc ribbon domain-containing protein encodes MPVFEFRCKNCGNKFEELFLKYSDGNDKIECPQCHSKELEKLISADTVGKSGNDDFKLPKCSCGS; translated from the coding sequence ATGCCTGTATTTGAATTTAGATGTAAAAATTGTGGGAACAAGTTTGAGGAGTTATTCTTAAAATATTCAGATGGAAATGATAAAATTGAATGTCCCCAATGTCATTCTAAGGAACTAGAAAAACTAATTTCAGCAGACACTGTTGGGAAAAGTGGGAATGATGATTTTAAATTACCAAAATGTAGTTGTGGATCGTAG